The following coding sequences lie in one Myxococcus xanthus genomic window:
- a CDS encoding lycopene cyclase domain-containing protein, whose product MTYARFLGLFVVVPILFLAWRYRRTFTARSLAPMGLLLIVVYAATSPWDNLAVKWGLWGFDPERIWGIKLGYLPLEEYLFFGLQTLLVGLWARARLARALAPDAQATRPAAETGERRDGALTAREVAP is encoded by the coding sequence ATGACGTACGCGCGATTCCTTGGGTTGTTCGTGGTGGTGCCCATTCTCTTCCTGGCGTGGCGCTACCGCCGCACCTTCACGGCCAGGAGCCTGGCGCCCATGGGGCTCCTGCTCATCGTCGTGTACGCGGCGACGTCGCCCTGGGACAACCTGGCGGTGAAGTGGGGCCTGTGGGGCTTCGACCCCGAGCGCATCTGGGGCATCAAGCTGGGGTACCTGCCTCTGGAGGAGTACCTCTTCTTCGGCCTGCAGACGCTGCTGGTGGGGCTGTGGGCCCGGGCCCGGCTGGCGCGTGCGTTGGCGCCGGATGCCCAGGCGACTCGGCCCGCGGCGGAGACGGGTGAGCGCCGCGACGGTGCGCTGACGGCTCGGGAGGTGGCGCCATGA
- a CDS encoding lycopene cyclase domain-containing protein, translated as MMETKWAYLIHLLGWTLPVIAFQLVVLVRHYKERSGAVLKAVLPPAFIMGLYLSIADHLAISTGIWNFGEGKHLGVYLGVVPLEELLFFVITSVLVSLGLALFTGLVSLLGEARAS; from the coding sequence ATGATGGAGACGAAGTGGGCATACCTCATCCACCTGTTGGGCTGGACGCTGCCGGTCATCGCCTTCCAGTTGGTGGTGCTGGTGCGCCACTACAAGGAACGCTCCGGGGCGGTGCTCAAGGCGGTGCTGCCGCCGGCTTTCATCATGGGGCTGTACCTGTCCATCGCGGACCACCTGGCCATCTCCACCGGCATCTGGAACTTCGGTGAAGGCAAGCACCTGGGCGTGTACCTGGGCGTGGTGCCGCTGGAAGAGCTGCTCTTCTTCGTGATTACCAGCGTGTTGGTGTCGCTGGGCCTGGCGCTGTTCACCGGGTTGGTGTCGCTGCTGGGGGAGGCCCGGGCGTCGTGA
- a CDS encoding lysophospholipid acyltransferase family protein, whose protein sequence is MIHAAKGGPLGWAWDRYIGWKFRSAFRGLWVRGTLPVGGPGRLVYLNHSNWWDGFVLNQLCQTAGWDGYCLMDEENLRRYRFLTRIGAFSIRRKDATSPVASLRYAKELLRRPRAVVFVFPEGEHRPFGVLPLRLERGVELLARVSKVECLPIAVRYGFFEHERPDVLLEVGTPHSPGDMSVFQEGLETVVRRLAAVTSMEGFTRRVSGARGVAERWDAARGLAS, encoded by the coding sequence GTGATTCACGCGGCGAAAGGTGGCCCGCTGGGCTGGGCGTGGGACCGGTACATCGGATGGAAGTTCCGCTCGGCGTTCCGGGGATTGTGGGTGCGTGGGACGCTGCCGGTGGGAGGTCCGGGCCGGCTGGTGTACCTGAACCACTCCAACTGGTGGGACGGCTTCGTGCTCAACCAGCTCTGCCAGACGGCGGGTTGGGACGGCTACTGCCTCATGGATGAGGAGAACCTGCGCCGCTATCGCTTCCTCACACGCATTGGCGCCTTCAGCATCCGGCGCAAGGACGCGACGTCACCGGTGGCGTCGCTGCGCTACGCGAAGGAGCTGCTGCGCAGGCCCCGCGCGGTGGTGTTCGTCTTCCCGGAGGGCGAGCACCGCCCCTTCGGCGTGCTCCCACTGCGACTGGAGCGGGGCGTGGAGCTGCTGGCGCGGGTGTCGAAGGTGGAGTGCCTGCCCATTGCGGTGCGCTACGGCTTCTTCGAGCACGAACGTCCAGACGTGTTGCTGGAGGTGGGCACCCCGCATTCGCCCGGCGACATGTCCGTCTTCCAGGAGGGATTGGAGACGGTGGTGCGGCGACTGGCGGCGGTGACGTCCATGGAGGGCTTCACGCGCAGGGTGTCCGGTGCGCGAGGCGTGGCGGAGCGCTGGGACGCGGCCCGGGGGCTGGCGTCATGA